From the Nonlabens marinus S1-08 genome, one window contains:
- a CDS encoding UDP-N-acetylmuramoyl-tripeptide--D-alanyl-D-alanine ligase, protein MNIESLYSSFKSSKGVHTDTRTLQPGQLYVALSGENFDGNAYVDAAFAKGASHVVCSDPGKASQENVTVVADTLKALQELATYHRNKLNLPIVGLTGSNGKTTTKELIIAVLSQKFQVKGTKGNLNNHIGVPLTLLSFDEQTQIGVVEMGANHIGEIAELCQIAQPNFGLITNFGKAHLEGFGSLEGVKRGKSELYDYLRANNGKAIVLSTDVEQLARSKDLERRVTPIMDLKSSQPIEFTFENETITTQLTGSYNFNNMELAAGVGLEFGLHAAEIGKGLSSYKPVNNRSQLIVRDSYTVIMDAYNANPTSMKAALENLALQDGFTVAILGDMFEMGSYAAPEHQEIVNHAEKLKINQVILLGHHFFETQSATVQKFKTFEDFLQNPPISSDLKATVLIKGSRGMALERVLEIL, encoded by the coding sequence ATGAATATAGAATCATTATACAGTTCGTTCAAATCCAGTAAAGGCGTTCATACCGATACCCGAACCTTACAGCCTGGGCAGCTATACGTTGCCTTGTCGGGTGAAAATTTTGATGGTAATGCCTATGTAGATGCCGCTTTCGCGAAAGGTGCTTCACATGTAGTCTGCAGCGACCCGGGTAAAGCATCTCAAGAAAACGTAACCGTAGTTGCAGATACTCTAAAAGCATTACAGGAGTTAGCCACATACCATAGAAATAAATTAAACCTACCTATTGTAGGTTTAACAGGAAGTAATGGTAAAACGACCACCAAAGAATTAATCATCGCCGTTCTTTCACAAAAGTTTCAAGTCAAAGGCACTAAAGGAAATTTAAATAATCATATAGGTGTCCCACTTACCTTATTATCCTTTGATGAGCAAACACAAATAGGTGTGGTGGAAATGGGTGCGAATCACATAGGTGAAATTGCTGAATTATGCCAGATCGCCCAACCTAACTTTGGGTTGATTACTAATTTCGGAAAAGCGCATTTAGAAGGTTTCGGCAGTCTGGAAGGTGTTAAAAGAGGCAAAAGCGAACTCTACGATTATTTAAGAGCAAATAACGGCAAAGCTATAGTGCTTTCCACCGATGTTGAGCAGCTAGCCAGATCAAAAGACCTAGAAAGGCGTGTGACACCCATTATGGATTTGAAATCCTCTCAACCTATCGAATTCACTTTTGAAAACGAAACAATCACCACCCAACTTACCGGTAGTTATAATTTTAACAATATGGAATTGGCAGCAGGAGTTGGTCTTGAGTTTGGGCTACATGCTGCAGAGATAGGGAAAGGTCTTAGTAGCTATAAGCCTGTCAACAATAGGTCGCAATTGATAGTAAGAGATAGTTACACCGTGATAATGGATGCATATAATGCAAATCCTACCAGCATGAAAGCGGCTTTGGAAAACCTTGCGTTACAAGATGGTTTTACGGTAGCCATTCTAGGTGATATGTTTGAAATGGGGTCTTATGCTGCCCCAGAACATCAAGAAATTGTCAATCATGCAGAAAAACTAAAGATCAATCAGGTTATTTTACTAGGACATCATTTTTTTGAAACGCAAAGCGCAACGGTACAAAAATTCAAGACTTTTGAAGACTTTTTACAGAACCCTCCTATTTCCAGCGACTTAAAAGCTACTGTTTTGATAAAAGGCTCTCGCGGCATGGCTTTGGAACGCGTGTTAGAAATTTTGTAG
- the porU gene encoding type IX secretion system sortase PorU — protein sequence MRYTLLFTFLISWALASAQSQTVTLNWSDPMAYTIGKKIIQIPHLNEGSVYEGNRLFFSTVLSTNGNIDPLSARLSNIKSEIIPSDQLYDLPRSTISDGVNMSLKNALSRKRNYVQLRLNPIYKEGDQYRRLTSFTISYTQAPLSVRAKSTPFGNSVLASGNWYRFKVTKTGAQRINRDFLNNLGVEVGGLDPRTIRIYGQGGTSLPLVNRQNLFYDPAEIAITVTGESDGRFDNGDQILFYGVATDTEYVAENDSFINPYTDDSYYYINVGNGPGKRILPQITPAGTPNVTYDYYLARKHHEVDERNIGLIGRTWYGERFSIEPEQTFEFDFNNIDASRPATVRITTAGIGDLDTQMSFSLNGQSLGTSNYIGLSRIDNSVASRALLVNNTTITGNKATVTLTYDNAGNPSATGYLDYIWIDAYEAMTGIGNQFPFQVPDAATRSGVGQYQFSNASGIKEIWEVTDRFNITKVENVNGDANFSFTSPLGTDRQFVAVDATDYYTPVSVSNSRVANQNLKGTIFNDRSGSFRDIDYLIITPQFLESQAQRLANYHVRESNLNVKVVRVQDIYNEFSEGKQDISAIRNFVKYVYDNASDPSRRVKYLNLFGDTSYDYKDRIPVKDNILPSFLSVNSTSLTASYITDDFFAFMDPNEGDVAANNLMDIAVGRMIVSTQREAIEMIDKIESYTAGSAFDKWRNDVTLIGDDVDIPSDAILQKSVNQLADDIFRNRPDYNVRKILLDSYNQVNTAGGPRYPDAVDDIKNAFEKGSLVINYFGHGNEEVLAQEIIITQNTVENLRNPNTLPLFVAVTCDFSRYDNPQRVSGGELTYLNPQGGAIALVATNRLIFISVGVTLNNTLDQYLFSFNNVEPISMAEALRLAKTDPALSSSDTRRVIAFIGDPALKLAFPSPRVVLTEVNGQPTNINNPPLRALDRVTLNGEVQTISGNLIADYNGTISVIVFDKEVQRKTLANDGTEVNGTVEILDFTQQGEVLFRGQATVENGRFTVSFVMPRDTQIPVGTGRISFYSKRTNIKEDQNGFSQQLRIGGINRDAPEDTVGPEMELFMNDRNFVSGGITDSNPFILAFLTDMSGINTASGIGHDIIGIIDGDETNPYILNDYYEADVDDFTKGKVYFPLRDIAPGLHTLTVKSWDTYNNSSTQEIQFIVAAGDGIELTRVLNYPNPFTTYTEFWFNHNRPFEPLEVQVQVMTITGKVVWTTNQIVTNAGFTSRDITWDGVDDFGQRLGKGVYVYKITVKSTLANEVASKIEKLVIL from the coding sequence ATGAGGTATACTTTACTTTTTACTTTCCTTATTTCATGGGCTTTAGCAAGCGCTCAATCTCAAACAGTTACCTTGAACTGGAGTGACCCTATGGCGTATACAATAGGTAAAAAAATCATACAAATTCCCCATTTGAACGAGGGAAGTGTATATGAGGGCAATCGATTATTTTTTTCAACGGTTTTATCGACGAATGGTAATATTGATCCATTATCGGCACGTTTGTCCAATATAAAATCTGAAATAATCCCTTCAGATCAGCTTTATGATTTGCCTAGAAGCACCATTTCAGATGGTGTAAATATGTCTTTGAAAAATGCGCTTTCGCGAAAGCGAAATTATGTCCAGCTGCGGCTTAATCCTATATATAAGGAAGGCGATCAATACCGTCGTTTGACCTCATTCACCATTTCTTATACCCAAGCACCATTGAGTGTACGCGCAAAAAGTACTCCATTTGGAAATTCCGTGCTAGCTAGCGGGAATTGGTACCGGTTCAAAGTCACTAAAACTGGAGCGCAACGTATCAATCGAGACTTTCTTAATAATCTAGGTGTAGAAGTGGGGGGGCTCGACCCTCGAACGATACGTATATATGGTCAAGGAGGAACTTCATTGCCTCTAGTTAATCGACAAAACCTTTTCTACGATCCTGCGGAAATTGCGATTACGGTAACCGGAGAGTCTGATGGACGATTTGATAACGGTGACCAAATCCTATTTTATGGAGTGGCTACAGATACAGAATATGTTGCAGAAAACGATAGCTTCATCAACCCCTATACGGACGATTCTTATTATTATATTAATGTAGGCAACGGTCCCGGTAAGCGTATTTTGCCTCAAATTACTCCTGCTGGAACCCCTAATGTTACTTACGATTATTACTTAGCAAGGAAGCACCATGAGGTAGATGAAAGAAATATTGGGCTTATAGGTCGCACCTGGTATGGCGAGCGATTTTCCATTGAACCAGAGCAGACTTTTGAATTTGACTTTAATAATATTGATGCATCCAGACCTGCCACGGTACGTATCACTACCGCGGGAATAGGTGATCTAGATACCCAGATGTCTTTTTCTTTAAATGGACAGAGCTTAGGAACTTCTAATTATATAGGTCTGAGTCGGATTGATAATTCAGTTGCGAGCAGAGCTCTATTAGTAAATAATACGACCATCACCGGTAATAAAGCGACAGTAACCTTGACTTATGATAATGCGGGCAACCCAAGTGCTACTGGGTATCTGGATTACATCTGGATTGACGCATATGAAGCAATGACGGGAATAGGGAATCAGTTCCCTTTTCAAGTACCTGATGCAGCGACAAGATCTGGGGTAGGTCAGTATCAATTCAGTAACGCTTCAGGCATTAAGGAGATTTGGGAAGTGACTGATAGGTTCAATATCACCAAGGTTGAAAATGTCAATGGTGATGCTAATTTTTCGTTTACCAGTCCCTTAGGTACGGATCGCCAATTTGTTGCGGTGGATGCCACAGATTACTACACGCCTGTTTCAGTTTCGAACTCAAGAGTTGCAAATCAAAATTTAAAAGGAACGATTTTTAATGATAGATCTGGGAGTTTTAGAGATATTGATTATTTGATCATTACGCCGCAATTTCTGGAAAGTCAAGCACAGCGATTGGCAAATTACCACGTGAGGGAAAGCAACCTCAATGTCAAGGTAGTGCGGGTTCAAGATATTTATAATGAATTTTCAGAGGGCAAGCAGGATATAAGCGCCATACGCAACTTTGTAAAATATGTGTACGACAATGCTTCAGACCCCTCTAGGCGTGTGAAGTATTTGAATTTATTTGGCGATACCAGCTATGATTACAAAGACCGCATTCCTGTAAAGGATAATATTTTACCTTCCTTCTTATCAGTCAATAGTACGTCTTTGACCGCCTCATATATTACTGACGATTTCTTTGCTTTTATGGATCCAAATGAAGGAGACGTCGCTGCTAATAATTTAATGGATATCGCAGTTGGTAGAATGATCGTAAGCACCCAGCGTGAGGCGATCGAGATGATCGATAAAATTGAAAGCTATACCGCAGGGTCAGCGTTCGATAAATGGAGGAACGATGTCACTTTAATTGGAGATGATGTAGATATACCCAGTGATGCTATCTTACAAAAGAGCGTGAACCAATTAGCTGACGATATTTTTAGAAATCGGCCGGATTATAATGTGCGCAAAATATTGTTAGACAGCTACAATCAGGTCAATACCGCAGGAGGTCCAAGATATCCTGATGCGGTAGATGATATTAAAAATGCTTTTGAGAAGGGATCCTTAGTAATTAACTATTTCGGACATGGGAATGAGGAAGTTCTTGCTCAAGAAATTATCATTACTCAGAACACGGTTGAAAATTTAAGAAACCCAAACACCTTACCCTTATTTGTGGCAGTCACCTGCGATTTTAGTCGATACGATAATCCGCAACGAGTGAGTGGTGGTGAGCTGACTTATTTGAACCCACAAGGTGGCGCTATCGCATTAGTAGCCACCAACCGCTTGATATTTATCAGCGTGGGAGTTACGTTAAACAACACATTAGATCAGTATCTTTTTTCTTTTAATAATGTGGAGCCCATCTCTATGGCAGAGGCCTTGCGATTAGCCAAAACAGATCCAGCATTGTCCTCCAGCGACACTAGAAGAGTGATTGCGTTTATAGGCGATCCAGCCTTGAAGCTCGCTTTTCCATCTCCTAGAGTGGTGCTGACTGAGGTAAATGGCCAGCCAACAAACATTAACAACCCGCCGCTACGTGCCTTAGATAGAGTGACCTTAAATGGGGAAGTGCAAACCATCTCTGGAAATTTGATAGCAGATTATAATGGAACGATTTCCGTAATCGTTTTTGATAAAGAGGTGCAACGTAAAACATTAGCAAACGATGGTACAGAAGTTAACGGTACTGTTGAAATATTAGATTTTACTCAGCAAGGTGAAGTGCTCTTCAGAGGTCAAGCGACGGTAGAGAATGGTAGGTTTACCGTATCCTTTGTGATGCCTAGGGATACTCAAATACCTGTAGGGACGGGAAGAATTTCTTTTTATTCTAAGAGAACAAATATCAAAGAAGATCAAAATGGCTTCTCTCAGCAATTGAGAATCGGTGGTATCAATCGGGATGCTCCAGAAGACACGGTGGGTCCTGAAATGGAATTATTCATGAACGACAGGAACTTTGTTTCAGGAGGAATTACAGATTCTAACCCATTCATCCTTGCATTTCTTACCGATATGAGTGGAATCAATACCGCGAGCGGGATAGGTCATGACATTATTGGAATCATCGATGGAGACGAGACAAATCCATATATTCTCAATGATTATTATGAGGCAGATGTAGATGATTTCACTAAAGGAAAAGTTTATTTCCCTCTTAGGGATATAGCTCCCGGTTTGCATACGCTTACCGTAAAATCATGGGACACCTACAATAATAGTTCTACTCAGGAAATTCAATTTATAGTAGCTGCGGGTGACGGAATAGAACTCACCCGAGTATTAAATTACCCAAATCCTTTTACCACCTATACTGAATTCTGGTTCAATCACAACCGGCCATTTGAACCTCTAGAGGTTCAAGTTCAAGTGATGACGATCACAGGTAAGGTGGTCTGGACGACTAATCAAATAGTAACTAATGCTGGTTTTACTTCTAGAGATATAACTTGGGATGGAGTGGATGACTTCGGACAACGTCTGGGAAAAGGCGTATATGTTTATAAGATTACCGTAAAAAGTACGTTAGCTAATGAGGTAGCGAGCAAAATTGAAAAACTTGTCATCTTATAA
- the porV gene encoding type IX secretion system outer membrane channel protein PorV, translating into MKRVLLNALTIILFFTAFVPAIAQDSRVITTALPFLRIAGDPRAAGMGDMGVGTSPDAWSQQWNPAKYSFMSREQAVGVAYTPYLGQLVNDIGIGQLVYANRINEQSAFATSLRYFGLGTIFITEDGETGTEENPNEFVLDGSYSLKLSDEFSMAVTGRYLRSDLRIQSQNADASAASSFSVGVAGYYQTEEVPIGDLYGRYRGGFNISNIGPKVSYDQGGQENFLPTNLGLGGGVDLYLNDGFSKVAITAEFNKLLVPTPPVRDLQDQDNDGDRQEILEGEDDDVNFFSGIFQSFGDAPGGGAEELREVTWALGAEYTYDDSFALRTGYFNEADDKGGRKFLSLGAGFKFSEINIDLSYLFSTSRVQSPLEGTLRFGLTFNFGDEYIEY; encoded by the coding sequence ATGAAAAGAGTTCTTTTAAATGCCCTAACTATAATCCTGTTTTTTACTGCATTTGTACCAGCCATAGCTCAAGATTCTCGAGTAATTACGACAGCCTTACCATTTCTTAGAATAGCAGGTGATCCTAGAGCTGCAGGGATGGGTGATATGGGAGTAGGAACTAGTCCAGATGCCTGGAGCCAGCAATGGAATCCAGCAAAGTATTCGTTCATGTCTCGAGAACAAGCTGTTGGAGTGGCGTATACTCCGTATTTGGGACAATTAGTAAACGACATAGGAATTGGTCAATTGGTTTATGCAAATCGCATTAATGAGCAAAGTGCTTTTGCCACGAGCTTAAGATATTTCGGTCTAGGAACCATATTTATTACGGAGGATGGTGAAACGGGTACGGAAGAAAATCCAAATGAATTTGTTTTGGATGGTTCTTATTCTTTAAAACTGTCAGATGAGTTTTCTATGGCGGTTACTGGACGCTATTTACGCAGTGATTTGAGGATTCAATCACAAAACGCAGATGCGAGTGCCGCAAGCTCCTTTAGTGTTGGGGTTGCAGGATATTATCAAACTGAGGAAGTGCCTATTGGCGATTTATATGGTCGATACCGTGGTGGATTCAACATTTCTAATATAGGTCCTAAAGTATCGTACGATCAAGGTGGTCAAGAAAATTTCTTGCCAACCAACTTAGGACTAGGCGGCGGTGTAGATCTGTACTTGAATGATGGATTTAGTAAAGTGGCTATCACCGCAGAGTTTAACAAATTGTTAGTTCCAACTCCACCAGTTAGAGATTTACAAGATCAAGATAACGACGGTGACCGTCAAGAAATTTTAGAGGGCGAGGACGATGATGTCAACTTTTTCTCTGGAATCTTTCAATCCTTTGGGGATGCCCCAGGCGGCGGTGCTGAGGAATTGAGAGAAGTAACCTGGGCATTAGGTGCAGAATATACGTATGACGACAGCTTTGCACTTCGCACAGGGTATTTTAATGAAGCTGACGATAAAGGTGGAAGAAAGTTTTTGTCCTTAGGTGCTGGATTCAAATTCTCTGAAATAAACATAGATTTGTCTTACTTGTTTTCCACCAGCCGCGTGCAATCCCCTCTTGAAGGAACCTTGCGATTCGGTTTGACATTTAACTTTGGAGACGAGTATATAGAATACTAG
- the pdhA gene encoding pyruvate dehydrogenase (acetyl-transferring) E1 component subunit alpha: MKKVTKEVLLKWYEDMLFWRKFEDKLAQVYIQQKVRGFLHLYNGQEAILAGALHAMELGKDKMITAYRNHVQPIGMGVDPKRVMAELYGKATGTSQGLGGSMHIFSKEFNFYGGHGIVGGQIPLGAGIAFGDKYHDRDAVTLTFFGDGAARQGSLHETFNLAMLWNLPVVFCVENNGYAMGTSVARTANHTDIWKLGLGYEMPCGPVDAMDPEKVAEAMHEAIERARSGGGPTFLELKTYRYRGHSMSDAQKYRTKDEVAEYQKIDPITQVKQRLLDQEGVTEADIKKIDKRVKERVAECEKFAEESPYPEKSLMYDAVYEQEDYPFLPSKL, encoded by the coding sequence ATGAAAAAAGTAACTAAAGAAGTTTTACTGAAGTGGTACGAAGACATGCTCTTCTGGAGAAAGTTTGAGGATAAACTGGCTCAAGTGTACATTCAACAAAAAGTTCGTGGATTTTTGCACTTATACAATGGGCAAGAAGCTATTCTAGCGGGTGCGTTGCACGCCATGGAACTAGGAAAAGATAAAATGATTACTGCTTACCGCAACCACGTGCAGCCTATAGGTATGGGCGTAGACCCTAAACGTGTGATGGCAGAGTTGTATGGAAAAGCTACCGGTACGTCACAGGGTCTGGGTGGTTCTATGCATATTTTTTCAAAAGAATTTAATTTTTATGGAGGTCACGGTATCGTAGGAGGGCAAATCCCTCTAGGTGCAGGTATTGCATTCGGTGATAAGTACCACGATCGTGATGCTGTAACATTGACATTTTTTGGTGATGGTGCAGCACGTCAAGGGTCTCTTCATGAAACCTTTAACCTGGCGATGTTATGGAACCTACCTGTAGTTTTCTGTGTAGAGAACAACGGTTACGCGATGGGAACTAGTGTTGCCAGAACCGCAAACCATACGGATATCTGGAAGTTAGGTTTAGGCTATGAAATGCCTTGCGGTCCAGTGGACGCCATGGATCCAGAAAAAGTAGCTGAAGCTATGCATGAAGCTATCGAGAGAGCACGTTCTGGTGGTGGACCAACATTCTTAGAGTTGAAAACATACCGTTACCGCGGTCACTCCATGAGTGATGCTCAAAAGTACCGTACCAAAGATGAGGTAGCAGAGTACCAAAAAATTGACCCGATCACCCAAGTAAAACAACGCTTGTTAGATCAAGAAGGCGTTACTGAGGCTGACATCAAGAAAATCGACAAAAGAGTAAAAGAGCGTGTTGCAGAATGTGAAAAGTTTGCAGAAGAGTCTCCTTACCCAGAGAAGAGCCTTATGTACGATGCCGTATATGAGCAAGAAGACTACCCATTTTTACCGTCAAAACTATAA
- a CDS encoding cytidine deaminase: METADQELMREASIARSQAYAPYSNFSVGCALLLENGVVIRGNNQENAAYPSGLCAERVAIFAAGANYPGVAMVKMAITAGPVGSKFDKPVPPCGACRQSMVEYESRQEKSIELFFMGAVGKVARSRSLSDLLPLIFDNKYL, translated from the coding sequence CTGGAAACAGCAGATCAAGAGTTGATGCGTGAAGCATCAATAGCACGATCACAAGCCTATGCTCCTTATTCTAATTTTTCAGTTGGTTGTGCGCTGTTACTAGAAAACGGTGTAGTCATACGTGGGAACAATCAGGAGAACGCTGCTTACCCATCAGGTTTGTGTGCAGAGCGCGTCGCTATTTTTGCAGCTGGGGCTAATTATCCAGGGGTTGCTATGGTGAAAATGGCCATTACCGCTGGTCCTGTGGGTAGTAAGTTTGATAAACCTGTACCTCCATGTGGCGCTTGCCGTCAGTCCATGGTAGAGTATGAGTCCCGTCAAGAGAAATCCATTGAACTTTTCTTTATGGGTGCTGTAGGTAAAGTCGCTAGGTCCAGGTCTTTAAGTGATCTTTTACCGCTCATTTTTGATAATAAATACCTTTAG
- the gldJ gene encoding gliding motility lipoprotein GldJ, producing MKNYSVLNIFVATIASVLLISCGGGSDYSNTSRGTGWDVTGKNGFELNTKYKDQDAAPGLVFVEGGTFTMGRVKDDPMHDWNNTPNQQHVQSFYMDETEVTNGMYLEMLDWIKGVFPPEVQEYRDIYNGAVPDTLVWRNRLGYNEDMTKNYLRFPAYANYPVVGVSWIQAVEFCNWRTDRVNEKILVDQGYTDRDQLGARDANQLFNTDTYLNAPTLVYGGNDSITRGGKRSAQLEKSRGKLAAKRDTDTTGLYITREKGILLPAAYRLPTEAEWEYAALGLGSLREYNSYRGRKKYPWDGQYTRSGSRKNRGDHLANFKQGDGDYGGIAGWSDDGADVTAPIKSYEPNDFGVYDMAGNVSEWVADVYRPIVDDEFNDFNYYRGNVYTKNQIGPDGKIAVVTTEDIQYDTLSNGKLIARNMPGEIRQIAVDDEETYLRTNFDRSDNRNFRDGDAQSSKYYRTGDEIDPNQRMYDSPQHQVTVGEDGKFDRQYDKSNTRSTLIDNEVRVIKGGSWRDREYWLDPATRRFYPQDMAKDDLGFRCAMSRVGSKSKKSKSPRN from the coding sequence ATGAAAAACTACTCTGTCCTTAATATTTTCGTTGCCACAATAGCCTCTGTGCTATTGATAAGTTGTGGTGGCGGTAGCGATTATTCAAACACTTCTCGTGGAACAGGTTGGGACGTAACCGGTAAAAATGGTTTTGAACTGAATACAAAATACAAAGATCAGGACGCAGCTCCAGGATTGGTATTTGTAGAAGGTGGAACCTTTACTATGGGACGTGTCAAAGATGACCCAATGCACGACTGGAACAACACTCCAAACCAGCAACATGTTCAATCCTTTTATATGGATGAAACTGAGGTTACAAATGGAATGTACCTAGAGATGCTCGATTGGATCAAAGGTGTTTTCCCACCTGAAGTTCAAGAATACCGCGATATTTATAACGGCGCTGTACCAGATACTTTAGTCTGGAGAAACCGTTTAGGTTATAATGAGGACATGACTAAAAACTACTTGCGTTTCCCAGCCTATGCTAACTACCCAGTGGTAGGTGTATCTTGGATTCAAGCAGTAGAGTTTTGTAACTGGAGAACGGATCGTGTGAATGAAAAGATTCTTGTAGATCAAGGTTATACGGACAGAGATCAATTAGGTGCTAGAGATGCAAATCAACTTTTTAATACAGATACATATTTGAACGCCCCTACTTTGGTCTATGGAGGGAATGACTCGATTACAAGAGGCGGTAAAAGGTCTGCGCAACTAGAAAAGTCAAGAGGTAAACTTGCTGCCAAAAGAGACACAGACACCACTGGATTATATATTACTCGTGAAAAAGGAATTCTACTTCCAGCAGCTTACCGTTTGCCTACAGAGGCAGAATGGGAATATGCGGCATTAGGATTAGGAAGTTTGAGAGAATACAACTCTTACAGAGGTCGTAAGAAATACCCATGGGATGGACAATACACTAGAAGTGGTAGCCGTAAAAATCGTGGAGATCATTTAGCTAACTTTAAGCAAGGTGATGGAGATTACGGCGGTATCGCGGGATGGAGTGATGATGGAGCTGATGTTACAGCACCTATCAAATCTTATGAGCCTAACGATTTTGGTGTATATGACATGGCAGGAAACGTGTCTGAATGGGTAGCAGATGTTTACAGACCTATAGTAGATGATGAATTCAATGACTTTAACTACTACCGTGGTAACGTTTACACCAAGAATCAAATAGGACCAGATGGTAAAATTGCCGTGGTCACTACTGAGGATATTCAATACGACACTTTAAGTAATGGTAAATTGATTGCTCGCAACATGCCAGGAGAAATCAGACAGATTGCCGTAGATGATGAAGAGACTTATTTGAGAACCAACTTTGATCGCAGCGACAACCGCAACTTCCGTGATGGGGATGCACAGTCATCAAAGTATTACCGCACAGGTGATGAAATAGATCCTAACCAAAGAATGTACGACTCCCCTCAACACCAGGTAACTGTAGGTGAGGACGGTAAGTTTGACAGACAATATGACAAATCAAACACGAGAAGCACGCTTATAGATAACGAAGTACGCGTTATAAAAGGTGGCTCTTGGAGAGATAGAGAATACTGGTTAGATCCTGCAACTCGCAGGTTTTATCCACAGGATATGGCAAAGGATGACTTAGGTTTCCGTTGTGCGATGTCCCGAGTAGGATCTAAATCAAAAAAATCAAAGAGTCCTCGCAATTAA